Proteins from a genomic interval of Spea bombifrons isolate aSpeBom1 chromosome 4, aSpeBom1.2.pri, whole genome shotgun sequence:
- the CCNI2 gene encoding cyclin-I2, which produces MKCTGLSASQRLALLLENGLQAEASKWKAPVFEGSNLKGTDISPANYEQTVLWIEELRSLFHFYPETFGLAVSVLNRMLATVKVQAKYLRCIAVTCLYVAAKINEEDEVIPSVKNLAVQSGSMCSSAEILRMERIILDKLQWDLYTATPVDFLNTVRICSLWKQLVQQDKHIGTPANPK; this is translated from the exons ATGAAGTGCACTGGACTGTCTGCGAGCCAGCGCCTCGCGCTACTGCTGGAAAATGGCCTCCAGGCTGAAGCCAGCAAATGGAAAGCACCCGTCTTCGAGGGCTCCAATCTTAAG GGCACAGATATCTCTCCAGCCAACTATGAGCAGACAGTGTTGTGGATAGAGGAATTGAGGTCACTCTTTCACTTTTACCCCGAAACATTTGGCCTGGCCGTCAGTGTTCTCAATCGGATGCTAGCAACTGTAAAG gTACAAGCGAAGTACCTTCGTTGTATTGCGGTCACGTGCTTATATGTTGCAGCCAAAATCAATGAGGAAGATGAG GTAATACCATCGGTGAAGAATCTCGCTGTGCAGAGTGGGAGTATGTGTTCCTCTGCTGAAATATTGAGGATGGAAAGAATTATACTGGATAAACTGCAATGGGATCTGTACACAGCTACCCCAGTGGACTTCTTAAACACTGTAAGAATCTGCAGCTTGTGGAAGCAGCTTGTTCAACAAGATAAACACATAGGCACGCCTGCAAATCCTAAATAA
- the SEPTIN8 gene encoding septin-8 isoform X2 — MAATDVERATNEEKRSLALGGHVGFDSLPDQLVSKSVTQGFCFNILCVGETGIGKSTLMNTLFNTTFETEEASHYENGVRLRPRTYELQESNVHLKLTIVDTVGFGDQINKDDRSVVDYIDTQFENYLQEELKIRRSLFNYHDSRIHVCLYFITPTGHSLKSLDLVTMKKLDSKVNIIPIIAKADTVSKSELHKFKIKIMSELVSNGVQIYQFPTDDDAVAEINSVMNAHLPFAVVGSTEEVKVGNKLVRARQYPWGVVQVENESHCDFVKLREMLIRVNMEDLREQTHTRHYELYRRCKLEEMGFKDTDPDSQPFSLQETYEAKRKEFLGDLQRKEEEMRQMFVSKVKETEAELKEKERELQEKFTHLKRMHQEETRKVEDKRKELEEEMNSFNKRRAAVESLQSQAFQATSQQPLKKDKDRKKSEIIGNQSAVILSNSKVMITKANVEPLNCNSWWHAMQCCTCLVKSATWREGFI, encoded by the exons AATGAAGAGAAACGCAGCCTCGCGCTGGGCGGACATGTGGGGTTCGACAGCCTTCCTGATCAGCTTGTTAGTAAATCTGTCACCCAGGGCTTCTGCTTTAACATCCTGTGCGTGG GGGAAACGGGTATTGGGAAGTCCACGCTTATGAACACGCTCTTTAACACCACATTTGAGACCGAAGAAGCTAGCCACTATGAAAATGGCGTTCGTCTGAGACCGCGTACATACGAACTTCAAGAAAGCAACGTGCACCTAAAGCTAACCATAGTCGATACTGTAGGATTTGGAGACCAAATCAACAAAGATGACAG GTCAGTCGTTGATTACATTGATACTCAGTTTGAAAATTATCTCCAAGAAGAGCTGAAAATCAGACGATCGCTTTTCAACTATCATGACTCCAGGATACATGTGTGCCTGTACTTCATTACCCCCACGGGCCACTCTCTGAAATCCCTGGACCTGGTCACCATGAAGAAGCTGGATAGCAAG gttaatATCATTCCGATTATAGCCAAGGCTGACACCGTCTCCAAGAGTGAGCTGCACAAGTTCAAAATCAAGATTATGAGCGAGCTGGTCAGTAACGGTGTTCAGATCTACCAGTTCCCGACCGATGACGATGCCGTGGCAGAAATCAACTCTGTGATGAAT GCTCATCTTCCCTTTGCTGTGGTTGGGAGTACAGAAGAGGTGAAAGTGGGGAATAAACTAGTAAGAGCCAGACAATATCCTTGGGGAGTTGTGCAAG TTGAAAATGAGAGCCACTGTGACTTTGTTAAGCTGCGAGAAATGCTGATCCGGGTCAACATGGAGGACCTAAGAGAACAGACCCACACGCGCCATTACGAGCTGTACAGACGGTGTAAGCTAGAAGAGATGGGATTCAAAGACACCGATCCGGATAGCCAGCCCTTCAG CCTTCAGGAAACTTATGAAGCAAAAAGGAAAGAGTTCCTTGGTGACCTGCagaggaaagaggaagaaaTGCGACAAATGTTTGTGAGCAAAGTTAAGGAGACGGAAGCCGAATTGAAAGAAAAGGAGCGAGAG ctgCAAGAGAAGTTTACCCATCTGAAAAGGATGCATCAAGAAGAGACTAGGAAGGTGGAAGACAAAAGGAAGGAGCTAGAGGAAGAGATGAACTCCTTCAATAAGCGGAGAGCTGCGGTGGAGTCCCTTCAGTCTCAAGCATTCCAAGCAACTTCCCAGCAACCTCTAAAGAAAGACAAAGACAGGAAAAA ATCAGAAATAATAGGGAACCAGTCAGCAGTCATCCTCTCCAACTCCAAGGTGATGATCACCAAGGCCAATGTGGAGCCTCTAAACTGCAACAGCTGGTGGCATGCCATGCAATGCTGCACCTGCCTCGTCAAGAGTGCTACATGGCGAGAGGGATTCATTTGA
- the SEPTIN8 gene encoding septin-8 isoform X1, with amino-acid sequence MAATDVERATNEEKRSLALGGHVGFDSLPDQLVSKSVTQGFCFNILCVGETGIGKSTLMNTLFNTTFETEEASHYENGVRLRPRTYELQESNVHLKLTIVDTVGFGDQINKDDSYRSVVDYIDTQFENYLQEELKIRRSLFNYHDSRIHVCLYFITPTGHSLKSLDLVTMKKLDSKVNIIPIIAKADTVSKSELHKFKIKIMSELVSNGVQIYQFPTDDDAVAEINSVMNAHLPFAVVGSTEEVKVGNKLVRARQYPWGVVQVENESHCDFVKLREMLIRVNMEDLREQTHTRHYELYRRCKLEEMGFKDTDPDSQPFSLQETYEAKRKEFLGDLQRKEEEMRQMFVSKVKETEAELKEKERELQEKFTHLKRMHQEETRKVEDKRKELEEEMNSFNKRRAAVESLQSQAFQATSQQPLKKDKDRKKSEIIGNQSAVILSNSKVMITKANVEPLNCNSWWHAMQCCTCLVKSATWREGFI; translated from the exons AATGAAGAGAAACGCAGCCTCGCGCTGGGCGGACATGTGGGGTTCGACAGCCTTCCTGATCAGCTTGTTAGTAAATCTGTCACCCAGGGCTTCTGCTTTAACATCCTGTGCGTGG GGGAAACGGGTATTGGGAAGTCCACGCTTATGAACACGCTCTTTAACACCACATTTGAGACCGAAGAAGCTAGCCACTATGAAAATGGCGTTCGTCTGAGACCGCGTACATACGAACTTCAAGAAAGCAACGTGCACCTAAAGCTAACCATAGTCGATACTGTAGGATTTGGAGACCAAATCAACAAAGATGACAG TTACAGGTCAGTCGTTGATTACATTGATACTCAGTTTGAAAATTATCTCCAAGAAGAGCTGAAAATCAGACGATCGCTTTTCAACTATCATGACTCCAGGATACATGTGTGCCTGTACTTCATTACCCCCACGGGCCACTCTCTGAAATCCCTGGACCTGGTCACCATGAAGAAGCTGGATAGCAAG gttaatATCATTCCGATTATAGCCAAGGCTGACACCGTCTCCAAGAGTGAGCTGCACAAGTTCAAAATCAAGATTATGAGCGAGCTGGTCAGTAACGGTGTTCAGATCTACCAGTTCCCGACCGATGACGATGCCGTGGCAGAAATCAACTCTGTGATGAAT GCTCATCTTCCCTTTGCTGTGGTTGGGAGTACAGAAGAGGTGAAAGTGGGGAATAAACTAGTAAGAGCCAGACAATATCCTTGGGGAGTTGTGCAAG TTGAAAATGAGAGCCACTGTGACTTTGTTAAGCTGCGAGAAATGCTGATCCGGGTCAACATGGAGGACCTAAGAGAACAGACCCACACGCGCCATTACGAGCTGTACAGACGGTGTAAGCTAGAAGAGATGGGATTCAAAGACACCGATCCGGATAGCCAGCCCTTCAG CCTTCAGGAAACTTATGAAGCAAAAAGGAAAGAGTTCCTTGGTGACCTGCagaggaaagaggaagaaaTGCGACAAATGTTTGTGAGCAAAGTTAAGGAGACGGAAGCCGAATTGAAAGAAAAGGAGCGAGAG ctgCAAGAGAAGTTTACCCATCTGAAAAGGATGCATCAAGAAGAGACTAGGAAGGTGGAAGACAAAAGGAAGGAGCTAGAGGAAGAGATGAACTCCTTCAATAAGCGGAGAGCTGCGGTGGAGTCCCTTCAGTCTCAAGCATTCCAAGCAACTTCCCAGCAACCTCTAAAGAAAGACAAAGACAGGAAAAA ATCAGAAATAATAGGGAACCAGTCAGCAGTCATCCTCTCCAACTCCAAGGTGATGATCACCAAGGCCAATGTGGAGCCTCTAAACTGCAACAGCTGGTGGCATGCCATGCAATGCTGCACCTGCCTCGTCAAGAGTGCTACATGGCGAGAGGGATTCATTTGA
- the SEPTIN8 gene encoding septin-8 isoform X3, giving the protein MAATDVERATNEEKRSLALGGHVGFDSLPDQLVSKSVTQGFCFNILCVGETGIGKSTLMNTLFNTTFETEEASHYENGVRLRPRTYELQESNVHLKLTIVDTVGFGDQINKDDSYRSVVDYIDTQFENYLQEELKIRRSLFNYHDSRIHVCLYFITPTGHSLKSLDLVTMKKLDSKVNIIPIIAKADTVSKSELHKFKIKIMSELVSNGVQIYQFPTDDDAVAEINSVMNAHLPFAVVGSTEEVKVGNKLVRARQYPWGVVQVENESHCDFVKLREMLIRVNMEDLREQTHTRHYELYRRCKLEEMGFKDTDPDSQPFSLQETYEAKRKEFLGDLQRKEEEMRQMFVSKVKETEAELKEKERELQEKFTHLKRMHQEETRKVEDKRKELEEEMNSFNKRRAAVESLQSQAFQATSQQPLKKDKDRKKIFL; this is encoded by the exons AATGAAGAGAAACGCAGCCTCGCGCTGGGCGGACATGTGGGGTTCGACAGCCTTCCTGATCAGCTTGTTAGTAAATCTGTCACCCAGGGCTTCTGCTTTAACATCCTGTGCGTGG GGGAAACGGGTATTGGGAAGTCCACGCTTATGAACACGCTCTTTAACACCACATTTGAGACCGAAGAAGCTAGCCACTATGAAAATGGCGTTCGTCTGAGACCGCGTACATACGAACTTCAAGAAAGCAACGTGCACCTAAAGCTAACCATAGTCGATACTGTAGGATTTGGAGACCAAATCAACAAAGATGACAG TTACAGGTCAGTCGTTGATTACATTGATACTCAGTTTGAAAATTATCTCCAAGAAGAGCTGAAAATCAGACGATCGCTTTTCAACTATCATGACTCCAGGATACATGTGTGCCTGTACTTCATTACCCCCACGGGCCACTCTCTGAAATCCCTGGACCTGGTCACCATGAAGAAGCTGGATAGCAAG gttaatATCATTCCGATTATAGCCAAGGCTGACACCGTCTCCAAGAGTGAGCTGCACAAGTTCAAAATCAAGATTATGAGCGAGCTGGTCAGTAACGGTGTTCAGATCTACCAGTTCCCGACCGATGACGATGCCGTGGCAGAAATCAACTCTGTGATGAAT GCTCATCTTCCCTTTGCTGTGGTTGGGAGTACAGAAGAGGTGAAAGTGGGGAATAAACTAGTAAGAGCCAGACAATATCCTTGGGGAGTTGTGCAAG TTGAAAATGAGAGCCACTGTGACTTTGTTAAGCTGCGAGAAATGCTGATCCGGGTCAACATGGAGGACCTAAGAGAACAGACCCACACGCGCCATTACGAGCTGTACAGACGGTGTAAGCTAGAAGAGATGGGATTCAAAGACACCGATCCGGATAGCCAGCCCTTCAG CCTTCAGGAAACTTATGAAGCAAAAAGGAAAGAGTTCCTTGGTGACCTGCagaggaaagaggaagaaaTGCGACAAATGTTTGTGAGCAAAGTTAAGGAGACGGAAGCCGAATTGAAAGAAAAGGAGCGAGAG ctgCAAGAGAAGTTTACCCATCTGAAAAGGATGCATCAAGAAGAGACTAGGAAGGTGGAAGACAAAAGGAAGGAGCTAGAGGAAGAGATGAACTCCTTCAATAAGCGGAGAGCTGCGGTGGAGTCCCTTCAGTCTCAAGCATTCCAAGCAACTTCCCAGCAACCTCTAAAGAAAGACAAAGACAGGAAAAA GATTTTCCTCTAA